Proteins encoded by one window of Acetivibrio thermocellus ATCC 27405:
- a CDS encoding bacteriohemerythrin gives MYEMKPEYFTGIDFIDKEHARLFAIADEAYQLLKNEFIPDKYDHIMNLVNELKDYTQYHFKHEEEYMESIGYKRLLSQKVAHEDFIQKINEYTPDVIDENQKETLLELLDFLATWLVEHIYKQDKLIAE, from the coding sequence ATGTATGAAATGAAACCGGAATACTTTACGGGAATTGATTTTATCGACAAGGAACATGCCAGGCTTTTCGCTATTGCCGATGAAGCTTACCAATTACTGAAAAATGAGTTTATTCCGGACAAATATGACCATATCATGAACTTGGTTAATGAGCTTAAAGATTATACCCAATATCATTTCAAGCATGAAGAAGAGTATATGGAAAGTATTGGGTACAAAAGGCTGCTTTCCCAGAAAGTTGCCCACGAAGATTTTATACAGAAAATAAATGAGTATACTCCGGATGTTATTGATGAAAATCAGAAAGAGACTCTTTTGGAACTATTGGATTTTTTAGCCACATGGCTTGTGGAGCATATATATAAACAGGATAAATTGATTGCAGAGTGA